From Luteococcus japonicus, one genomic window encodes:
- a CDS encoding GIY-YIG nuclease family protein, which translates to MTDGDPAQHVDISYPAFDIQVLIDSDEDGLLDAPVKAKKVTSADRLERAFSEIVEFRRAHGRNPSATTRDIAERRLGARLDGILANEDKIAALKHLDEFGLLEIPEAPESIEDLLQVDDLDLLGDDSGLLDVSDLPVRRQVYEGTEAARRKKADDFEQFEPFFKQKHAELRAGTAKLLPYAGMSHIVPGAFFVLNGVMLFIAEVGETEYKKSTVRENKRERLRCIFENGTESSMYRQSLAIRLSDEDGQVIVQSALPEILTDDEVSGYIYVLRSLSTDPQIAAIKNLHKIGFSRGPVEQRIKNAKTSPTYLMAPVEIVATYRAYNLKTSALENLLHRVFAEVRLDITQIDRHGRDYDPSEWFDVPLTVIDQAIDLIMSGDILKYECHAQKQQLVSRDQETPDSAQ; encoded by the coding sequence ATGACAGACGGCGATCCCGCGCAGCACGTCGACATCTCCTACCCAGCCTTCGACATCCAAGTCCTCATCGACTCCGATGAGGACGGGCTGCTGGACGCCCCTGTCAAGGCCAAGAAGGTCACGTCAGCCGACCGGTTGGAACGCGCCTTCTCGGAGATCGTGGAGTTCCGGCGAGCCCACGGCCGCAACCCGAGCGCCACAACGCGGGACATCGCCGAACGCAGACTCGGGGCGCGGCTGGACGGGATCCTGGCGAACGAGGACAAGATCGCTGCGCTGAAGCATCTCGATGAGTTCGGCCTGTTGGAAATCCCCGAGGCCCCGGAGTCGATCGAAGACCTGCTGCAGGTCGATGATCTCGACCTGCTCGGTGATGACTCTGGATTGCTCGACGTCTCCGATCTGCCGGTACGCCGGCAAGTCTACGAAGGCACAGAAGCTGCCCGCCGCAAGAAGGCTGACGACTTCGAGCAGTTCGAACCATTCTTCAAGCAAAAGCACGCAGAGCTCCGAGCAGGGACGGCGAAGCTGCTGCCCTACGCCGGTATGTCACACATCGTCCCTGGTGCGTTCTTCGTACTCAACGGCGTCATGCTGTTCATCGCCGAAGTGGGCGAGACTGAGTACAAGAAGTCAACTGTTCGCGAGAACAAGCGCGAACGGCTCCGCTGCATCTTCGAGAACGGCACCGAGTCATCGATGTACCGCCAATCGCTGGCGATCCGGCTCAGCGACGAGGACGGCCAAGTGATTGTGCAGTCCGCACTGCCAGAGATCCTGACCGATGACGAAGTCAGCGGCTACATCTATGTCCTGCGCTCGTTGAGCACCGACCCCCAGATCGCCGCCATCAAGAACCTCCACAAGATCGGCTTCTCCCGAGGCCCCGTCGAGCAGCGCATCAAGAACGCCAAGACGTCACCCACGTACCTGATGGCCCCCGTTGAGATCGTGGCCACCTACCGGGCATACAACTTGAAGACCTCCGCCCTAGAGAACCTGCTCCACCGCGTCTTCGCCGAAGTACGACTCGACATCACCCAGATCGACCGCCACGGGCGCGACTACGACCCATCCGAGTGGTTCGACGTCCCTCTGACCGTCATTGACCAAGCAATCGACCTAATCATGTCGGGCGACATCCTTAAGTACGAGTGCCACGCCCAAAAGCAGCAGCTGGTGTCCCGCGATCAGGAAACCCCAGACAGTGCCCAGTAG
- a CDS encoding DUF6119 family protein — MAKEKPGRRTTIYRMTGVADFKEAIRDKYLEADGFEHQDVEVGGHPGFLVTGAMSRDKAKWCAAVSDLTAQDIEVSGITPAGVILIRIPGFEDDEVVHALTYGMGFQLLEPGKIDNLFGQRIAIRTASPDELRSLTVTTMDERSRTSRSTIPQGDGLRGFGLGDVGEAVSRIVAPAALSGLSRSGGKPLQIRGADALNVPIGLTGEEVIADLLLLEQLLATDPNPELKLLDQLAIVKNPETKSQLEDRLSDALVSGTGSIALAWPHERVDENGTPDSWMPKNLWTGGGNKLRQGQPEWDEVKAALDSHAPERRLARVGQASIQLFRDAEGDEPISQAIPLKRWIAFECDHDGQRYALYDGAWYQLHHDYADNINQRTEAIFSQVDDDLVFPAWASTEDEEAYNKRLATALGGVCLDRKLITTSLHRRGMEACDVYLPDGTLIHVKKTDKSAAVSHLLAQALVSAEALCSDLEARQELCTRISVGGGNPSTFGSKPARIIIAMHRGDGQAITAQSLFTFSKVNLVRQVATLEERGIDVRVISIGACDSVDS, encoded by the coding sequence ATGGCCAAAGAGAAGCCAGGTAGGCGCACGACGATCTACCGCATGACGGGCGTCGCGGACTTCAAGGAAGCCATTCGGGACAAGTACCTAGAGGCAGATGGCTTCGAGCATCAGGACGTCGAGGTCGGGGGCCATCCCGGTTTCTTGGTAACGGGGGCCATGTCGAGAGACAAAGCGAAGTGGTGCGCGGCGGTATCTGACCTGACAGCCCAAGATATCGAGGTCAGCGGGATCACACCGGCTGGAGTGATCTTGATTCGGATCCCGGGGTTTGAGGACGACGAGGTTGTTCACGCACTGACCTACGGGATGGGGTTTCAGCTCCTTGAGCCCGGCAAGATCGATAACCTCTTCGGACAACGCATCGCCATCCGCACAGCCAGCCCGGATGAACTTCGCTCGCTCACAGTGACGACGATGGATGAACGGTCTCGAACCTCACGTTCGACGATCCCTCAAGGTGACGGCCTGCGAGGGTTCGGTCTCGGAGATGTCGGTGAGGCCGTGAGTCGCATCGTGGCCCCTGCTGCTCTGAGTGGGCTGTCGCGATCAGGAGGGAAACCGCTGCAGATTCGCGGGGCTGACGCTCTCAATGTTCCCATCGGACTTACCGGGGAAGAAGTCATCGCTGACCTTCTCTTGCTCGAACAGTTGCTTGCAACTGATCCGAACCCAGAACTCAAGCTTCTGGATCAGCTGGCTATCGTCAAGAATCCAGAGACCAAGAGTCAGCTGGAGGATCGTTTGTCTGATGCCTTGGTCAGCGGCACGGGGAGTATCGCTCTGGCGTGGCCGCATGAGCGCGTAGACGAGAACGGAACTCCAGACTCGTGGATGCCCAAGAACCTGTGGACAGGCGGAGGCAACAAGCTGCGTCAGGGCCAGCCGGAGTGGGATGAGGTCAAGGCCGCTCTAGACAGCCACGCCCCGGAAAGACGGCTGGCACGAGTCGGGCAAGCGTCGATCCAGCTGTTCCGAGACGCTGAGGGTGATGAGCCCATCAGCCAAGCCATCCCGCTGAAGCGATGGATCGCCTTCGAATGTGATCATGATGGACAGCGCTACGCGCTCTACGACGGAGCGTGGTACCAGCTTCACCATGACTACGCGGACAACATCAACCAGCGAACTGAAGCCATCTTCTCTCAGGTCGATGATGACTTGGTCTTCCCAGCATGGGCATCAACAGAAGATGAGGAGGCGTACAACAAGAGGCTTGCAACGGCCCTGGGTGGGGTCTGTCTCGACAGGAAGTTGATCACGACCAGCCTGCATCGTCGGGGGATGGAGGCGTGCGATGTGTACCTACCTGATGGCACCTTGATTCACGTCAAGAAGACTGACAAGTCGGCTGCGGTGAGCCACCTGTTGGCACAGGCACTCGTGTCAGCTGAGGCCCTGTGCAGCGATTTGGAAGCTAGACAGGAACTGTGCACGAGGATCTCCGTCGGAGGGGGTAATCCCTCCACGTTCGGATCCAAGCCTGCTCGGATCATCATTGCCATGCACCGAGGGGACGGACAAGCTATCACTGCGCAGAGCCTCTTCACCTTCTCGAAAGTGAACCTTGTGCGCCAAGTCGCGACCCTTGAAGAGAGAGGGATCGACGTGCGCGTCATCTCGATTGGCGCATGCGACTCGGTCGACAGCTAG
- a CDS encoding DEAD/DEAH box helicase, with translation MSLSKKPVNVVDVSYARTGGSVNTNELGMREMQQRVFAKRDAQHLLVKAPPASGKSRALMFVALDKLYNQGRKKVVVAVPERSIGASFASTKLTDHGFFADWEVKPEHNLCDPGSSQGKVGAFIDFLNGPDAVLVCTHATLRFAFEKLSPDAFNGTVLAIDEFHHVSADIEASRLGALLRDVINGSDVHIVAMTGSYFRGDSVPILSAEDEAKFTPVTFNYYDQLNGYQYLHSLGIGHHFYQGRYTDAIGEVFDLDKKTIIHIPNVNSGESTKDKIEEVGFIIDSIGQVENTDPDTGIISIRRSDTGAILRVADLVDDTDQKKRADTLHYLATVASKERDAVDVIIALGMAKEGFDWPYAEHALTVAYRASLTEVIQIIGRVTRDSPGKEHAQFTNLIAEPDATQGEVKVSVNNMLKAITASLLMEQVLAQNFTFKTKNPGDDGAPPPGVIEIRGFKEPSSARVKQIVETDLNDLKATILQDDTFAKAAAGSVDPETTNKVLIPKIIRERYPDLDESQVEELRQQVVVDSVIKNGEVREVGDKRFIKMSEKFVNIDDININLIDSVNPFQRAFEVMSKSVTPSVLRIISDAITATRVDITEEEAISAWPKIQLWAKVNGRKPDARSEDPTEKRYAEALLYLQRRKQQHLAKQAAPQIDEEP, from the coding sequence GTGAGCCTGTCTAAGAAGCCTGTCAACGTCGTCGATGTGTCCTACGCCCGCACTGGCGGTTCGGTCAACACCAACGAGCTCGGGATGCGCGAGATGCAGCAGCGCGTCTTCGCCAAGCGCGATGCCCAACACCTGCTGGTCAAAGCTCCGCCCGCGTCCGGCAAGTCTCGCGCCCTGATGTTCGTCGCCCTGGACAAGCTCTACAACCAGGGACGCAAGAAGGTCGTCGTTGCGGTTCCGGAGCGATCGATCGGCGCATCGTTCGCCTCGACCAAGCTGACCGATCACGGCTTCTTCGCCGACTGGGAGGTCAAGCCCGAGCACAACCTGTGCGACCCAGGTTCGTCGCAAGGCAAGGTCGGGGCCTTCATCGACTTCCTGAACGGGCCCGACGCCGTCCTGGTCTGCACCCATGCGACGCTGCGGTTCGCCTTCGAGAAGCTCTCCCCCGATGCCTTCAACGGCACGGTGTTGGCGATCGACGAGTTCCACCACGTGTCAGCCGATATCGAGGCCAGCCGGTTGGGCGCGCTTCTGCGAGACGTCATCAACGGATCAGACGTGCACATCGTCGCCATGACGGGCTCCTACTTCCGCGGAGACTCCGTGCCGATCCTGTCGGCGGAGGACGAGGCCAAGTTCACGCCGGTCACTTTCAATTACTACGACCAGCTCAACGGCTACCAGTACCTGCACTCGCTGGGCATCGGCCACCACTTCTACCAGGGCCGGTACACCGATGCGATCGGTGAGGTCTTCGACCTGGACAAGAAGACCATCATCCACATCCCCAACGTGAACTCTGGCGAATCGACCAAGGACAAGATCGAAGAGGTCGGGTTCATTATTGACTCGATCGGCCAGGTTGAGAACACCGATCCCGACACCGGGATCATCAGCATCCGCCGCTCCGACACTGGGGCGATCCTCCGGGTCGCGGACCTGGTCGACGACACCGACCAGAAGAAGCGCGCCGACACCCTGCATTACCTCGCCACCGTGGCGTCGAAGGAGCGCGACGCTGTTGATGTCATCATCGCCCTGGGGATGGCCAAGGAGGGTTTCGACTGGCCCTACGCCGAGCACGCCCTCACCGTCGCCTACCGTGCATCCTTGACCGAAGTGATCCAGATCATCGGCCGGGTCACCCGGGACTCCCCCGGCAAGGAGCACGCGCAGTTCACCAACCTGATCGCCGAACCCGATGCCACCCAGGGCGAGGTCAAGGTGTCGGTGAACAACATGCTGAAGGCCATCACCGCCTCGTTGCTGATGGAGCAGGTCTTGGCTCAGAACTTCACGTTCAAGACCAAGAACCCCGGCGATGACGGCGCGCCTCCGCCCGGTGTGATCGAGATCAGGGGCTTCAAGGAACCGTCCAGTGCTCGGGTGAAGCAGATCGTTGAGACCGACCTGAACGACCTCAAGGCGACAATCCTGCAAGACGACACGTTCGCCAAGGCCGCGGCCGGGTCTGTGGATCCGGAGACGACGAACAAGGTGCTGATCCCCAAGATCATCCGCGAGCGCTACCCGGACCTCGACGAGTCGCAGGTCGAGGAGCTGCGCCAGCAGGTCGTGGTCGACTCCGTCATCAAGAACGGCGAGGTCCGCGAGGTCGGCGACAAGCGATTCATCAAGATGTCGGAGAAGTTCGTCAACATCGACGACATCAACATCAACCTCATCGACTCGGTGAACCCGTTCCAGCGTGCGTTCGAGGTCATGTCCAAATCCGTCACCCCGTCCGTGCTGCGCATCATCTCGGATGCGATCACCGCCACGCGCGTTGATATCACTGAAGAAGAGGCCATTAGCGCTTGGCCCAAGATCCAGCTATGGGCCAAGGTCAACGGCCGCAAACCTGATGCTCGTTCGGAGGACCCCACCGAGAAGAGGTACGCCGAAGCCCTGCTGTACCTTCAGCGACGCAAGCAGCAGCACTTGGCCAAGCAAGCTGCCCCGCAGATTGACGAGGAGCCATGA
- a CDS encoding XRE family transcriptional regulator, with protein sequence MRDDGPGLFDLPGSAQTYGRFDAARLTQARCRKGWTKAQLAKEVGVSSAAVGQYEAGVNAPRANTIEQLAKALGVRPDFFSVGRPHARLETVNAHFRSLRSTKVSDRQKALAMATLVWELTFALERHVKLPVADLPQVESGTLPAEAAVALRRHWGLPDGPVRHLVTTAESHGIVVSVRPLKEVGDVDAFSVVVVGRPLVITTPRRTENVFRHRFSIAHELGHLLLHRDFDEHSAVMEKEADEFAAAFLTPAADMDAALPQRLDLTELDRLGRTWGVSPHSLVRRMVERGRTTESSARRAYQRLAMINDPLADPSSAYPGEVPALLKAAAGLAGEHGAGIPVLAEELKVPPALVRDLLGEPDTRPVLRLV encoded by the coding sequence ATGCGCGATGATGGACCTGGACTGTTCGACCTTCCAGGTTCGGCGCAAACGTATGGCCGCTTTGACGCTGCTCGCCTGACACAGGCTCGCTGTCGGAAGGGCTGGACCAAAGCACAGCTGGCCAAGGAGGTCGGAGTCAGCTCGGCTGCCGTGGGTCAGTACGAGGCTGGTGTGAACGCGCCGCGTGCCAACACCATCGAGCAGTTGGCGAAGGCACTGGGCGTGCGCCCTGACTTCTTCTCCGTGGGACGACCGCACGCTCGTCTGGAGACCGTGAACGCTCACTTCCGCAGTCTGCGTTCGACCAAGGTCAGCGATCGTCAGAAGGCGTTGGCGATGGCCACGCTGGTGTGGGAGCTCACGTTCGCTCTGGAGCGGCATGTGAAGCTGCCAGTCGCTGATCTTCCTCAGGTCGAGTCGGGAACGTTGCCGGCCGAGGCGGCTGTTGCTCTGCGCCGGCACTGGGGTCTTCCTGATGGTCCTGTTCGGCATCTTGTGACCACGGCGGAGTCGCACGGCATCGTCGTGTCGGTACGGCCTCTCAAGGAGGTTGGCGATGTCGATGCGTTCTCTGTGGTCGTCGTCGGCCGGCCGCTTGTGATCACGACTCCGCGGCGGACCGAGAACGTGTTCCGACATCGCTTCTCGATCGCGCACGAGCTGGGCCACCTGCTGCTGCATCGCGACTTCGACGAGCACAGTGCTGTGATGGAGAAGGAGGCGGATGAGTTCGCAGCGGCCTTCTTGACCCCCGCTGCCGACATGGACGCGGCGCTGCCGCAGCGCCTTGACCTGACAGAGCTTGATCGCCTGGGGCGCACCTGGGGTGTGTCGCCGCACTCGCTGGTGCGCAGGATGGTCGAGCGCGGCAGGACGACGGAGTCGTCGGCGCGGCGTGCCTACCAGCGGCTGGCGATGATCAACGATCCGCTAGCTGACCCTTCGAGTGCCTACCCGGGCGAGGTGCCTGCGCTGCTGAAGGCGGCCGCAGGGCTGGCGGGGGAGCACGGGGCTGGAATCCCGGTGCTGGCAGAGGAGCTCAAGGTGCCGCCGGCCCTTGTTCGGGATCTGCTGGGTGAGCCCGACACCCGACCAGTGCTTCGTCTCGTGTGA
- a CDS encoding TrmH family RNA methyltransferase codes for MAHFVEITDPTDPRLRDYVSLRDTSLRHSMEAAEGLFIAEGDKVIRRAVEAGYRPRSFLLAPRWAEELADLLEGCDAEVYVVSFELAEQVTGFHVHRGALASMERQTRHTLDDLLDARRLVVVEDIVDHTNVKGLKLRNPQSTRSRIAVFDGLVDHANVGAGFRSAAALGVDAVLVTPTCADPLYRRSVKTSMGTVFQVPWTRIESWPARIDALHEAGYVVAGLTLEPDSITLDELVAEDHERLALVFGTEGHGLAPNVVQRLDRKVIIPMMQGVDSLNVAAASAVAFYATR; via the coding sequence GTGGCCCATTTCGTCGAGATCACCGACCCAACCGATCCGCGCCTGCGCGACTATGTGAGCTTACGCGACACGTCGCTGCGGCATTCGATGGAGGCGGCTGAAGGACTGTTCATCGCGGAGGGCGACAAGGTGATCCGCCGGGCGGTGGAGGCCGGCTACCGGCCGCGTTCCTTCCTGCTCGCTCCGCGCTGGGCCGAGGAGCTGGCGGACCTGCTGGAAGGGTGCGACGCGGAGGTCTACGTGGTCAGCTTCGAACTGGCGGAGCAGGTGACCGGCTTCCACGTCCACCGCGGGGCGCTGGCCTCCATGGAGCGCCAGACCCGGCACACACTCGACGACCTGTTGGATGCCAGGCGTCTGGTGGTGGTGGAGGACATCGTCGACCACACCAACGTGAAGGGTCTCAAACTGCGCAACCCGCAGTCCACAAGGTCGAGGATCGCGGTCTTCGACGGGCTCGTGGATCATGCGAACGTCGGCGCGGGATTCAGGTCAGCTGCTGCGCTCGGTGTAGATGCGGTGTTGGTGACTCCTACCTGTGCTGATCCGCTGTACCGACGCTCGGTGAAGACGAGCATGGGGACGGTGTTCCAGGTGCCATGGACGCGGATCGAGTCCTGGCCTGCGCGGATCGATGCGCTCCATGAAGCTGGCTATGTGGTTGCTGGCCTGACGTTGGAACCGGACTCGATTACGTTGGATGAGCTCGTGGCTGAGGATCATGAGCGCTTGGCTCTGGTATTCGGGACCGAAGGACATGGCCTCGCGCCGAACGTGGTGCAGCGACTCGACCGCAAGGTGATCATCCCGATGATGCAAGGAGTCGACTCGCTCAACGTCGCGGCCGCGTCGGCGGTGGCGTTCTACGCGACGCGGTGA
- a CDS encoding class I SAM-dependent DNA methyltransferase, with protein sequence MRLNLKAVEERVAPLGGCESYDREFIFDLLLAYGKPQGNVTRLRKGSLNVADDPETEVAQKNVVYFKETTADVLAVIDELKTSPTVVRYNTRFVIVTDYTELLAVDTKTGENLMIPIGDIAEHFTFFLPWAGMEKAQYTAEAHADVKAAERMGKLFDELLAANPDLLDEPQGRHGLNVFFTRLLFCFFAEDTGIFEESQFTNAVGSHTQPDGSDVAEFLTDLFRALDTQEPTDKPTYLAGFPYVNGRLFTMKSHDFVPRFTKQARQHLIESGSLIWREINPDIFGSMFQAIVAPGKRSDLGQHYTSVPNILKTIEPLFLDDLKEKLDAGFDSPKKLEQLLDRISAIKVFDPACGSGNFLVIAYKELRKLEHAILERLAELDPNQVLFTESRINIENFYGIEIDDFAVEVAILSLWIAKHQMNTEFKEKFNVSIPLIPLKETGQIHSGNATRMDWNTICPNEGGEIYLIGNPPYAGVKEQTREQKADFLPVFNGRPYSKKLDYVSLWFIKGADYIRNTKARLAFVSTKSIVQGEQVGLMFPMIFESGMEIGYAYTPFKWENNAKRNAGVTVIVVSLRNTDTLAKYLFQDSIRIEAKNINGYLVDSANIFITPRPNPLSELPPMTFGSKGTDWGNLMLDPEERAELLRSTPRAERFIRRILGTDELVKDQEKYCIWVPDDEYQEAIDIHSFKVRFERTATMRSESTKAPTQRLAQVPYRFGEIRYRPTESIIMPKVSSSRRDYIPAGYLDAKSVVNASAFAVYDAEPWVFAILISRAHVAWTGAIGGRMREDYQYSNTIVYNNFPVPALNNAVKEQLTAAALRVLDVREYHCELTLAQLYDPDLMPSDLRSAHEDVDRLVDSLYSKRGYETDEQRLSDLFAMYEAMIAEEAAKAPAKKTRGTKK encoded by the coding sequence GTGAGACTGAATCTCAAGGCTGTGGAAGAGAGAGTTGCTCCACTCGGAGGGTGTGAGTCCTACGATCGCGAGTTCATCTTCGATCTGCTCTTGGCCTATGGCAAGCCGCAAGGAAACGTGACTCGCCTCCGCAAGGGTTCCTTGAACGTCGCCGATGACCCGGAGACCGAGGTCGCCCAGAAGAACGTGGTCTACTTCAAAGAGACCACGGCCGATGTGCTCGCGGTGATCGACGAGCTCAAGACCTCGCCCACAGTCGTGCGCTACAACACACGCTTCGTGATCGTCACCGACTACACCGAGCTGCTCGCCGTGGACACCAAAACCGGCGAGAACCTGATGATCCCGATCGGTGACATCGCCGAGCACTTCACCTTCTTCTTGCCATGGGCAGGCATGGAGAAGGCGCAGTACACCGCTGAAGCACACGCCGATGTCAAGGCCGCCGAGCGCATGGGCAAGCTGTTCGACGAGTTGCTCGCCGCGAACCCTGACCTTCTTGACGAACCGCAAGGACGACACGGGCTGAACGTCTTCTTCACCCGCCTGCTGTTCTGCTTCTTCGCCGAAGACACCGGGATCTTCGAGGAGAGCCAGTTCACCAACGCTGTCGGTTCACACACCCAGCCCGACGGTTCAGACGTTGCCGAGTTCCTCACCGACCTCTTTCGCGCCCTGGACACACAAGAGCCGACCGACAAACCCACCTACTTGGCGGGCTTCCCGTACGTGAACGGACGGCTCTTCACCATGAAGTCGCACGACTTCGTGCCCAGATTCACCAAGCAGGCCCGCCAGCACCTGATCGAATCAGGCTCCCTGATCTGGCGCGAGATCAACCCGGACATCTTCGGGTCGATGTTCCAGGCCATCGTCGCCCCCGGCAAGCGATCCGATCTTGGCCAGCACTACACGTCGGTGCCCAACATCCTCAAGACCATCGAGCCGTTGTTCCTGGACGACCTCAAGGAGAAGCTCGACGCCGGCTTCGATTCCCCCAAGAAGCTTGAGCAACTCTTGGATCGGATCAGCGCGATCAAGGTGTTCGACCCAGCCTGTGGGTCGGGCAACTTTTTGGTTATCGCGTACAAGGAGCTGCGCAAGCTCGAACACGCCATTCTTGAGCGCCTCGCGGAGCTCGATCCCAATCAGGTGCTGTTCACCGAATCCAGAATCAACATCGAGAACTTCTACGGCATCGAGATCGACGACTTCGCCGTCGAAGTCGCGATCCTCTCCCTCTGGATTGCCAAGCACCAGATGAACACCGAGTTCAAAGAGAAGTTCAACGTCTCCATTCCGCTGATCCCACTGAAAGAGACCGGACAGATCCACTCAGGCAACGCCACACGCATGGACTGGAATACGATCTGCCCCAACGAAGGCGGCGAGATTTACCTCATTGGGAATCCGCCGTATGCCGGAGTCAAGGAACAGACCCGGGAACAGAAGGCAGACTTTCTCCCAGTTTTCAACGGTCGCCCCTACTCCAAGAAACTTGATTACGTCTCCCTATGGTTCATAAAAGGCGCAGACTACATACGAAACACCAAAGCACGCCTTGCATTTGTTAGCACGAAGTCGATCGTACAGGGTGAGCAGGTAGGGTTAATGTTCCCGATGATCTTCGAAAGCGGAATGGAGATTGGGTACGCATACACCCCGTTCAAGTGGGAGAACAACGCCAAGCGGAATGCGGGAGTCACAGTAATTGTCGTATCCCTGCGAAACACAGACACGTTGGCGAAGTATCTGTTCCAAGACAGTATCCGCATCGAAGCGAAGAACATCAACGGCTACTTGGTCGACAGCGCTAACATCTTCATCACCCCGCGACCCAATCCCTTATCAGAGCTCCCACCCATGACGTTCGGCTCAAAGGGAACCGACTGGGGAAACCTAATGCTCGACCCAGAAGAGCGCGCCGAACTTCTCCGCAGCACCCCCCGTGCAGAACGGTTCATTCGGCGAATCCTGGGCACCGACGAATTGGTCAAAGATCAGGAAAAATACTGCATCTGGGTGCCCGACGACGAATACCAAGAAGCAATCGATATCCATTCATTCAAAGTCCGATTTGAACGGACAGCCACAATGCGATCCGAAAGCACCAAGGCACCGACGCAACGCTTGGCGCAGGTTCCCTATAGATTTGGCGAGATAAGATATAGACCAACTGAGTCGATCATCATGCCGAAGGTTTCTTCATCGCGCCGCGACTACATTCCCGCCGGATATCTCGACGCCAAATCCGTCGTAAATGCATCAGCATTCGCTGTTTACGACGCAGAGCCTTGGGTATTCGCGATATTGATTTCTAGGGCTCACGTCGCTTGGACCGGGGCCATTGGCGGGCGAATGCGCGAAGATTACCAATACTCAAATACGATCGTCTATAACAATTTCCCTGTGCCGGCCCTCAACAATGCAGTGAAAGAGCAACTCACCGCCGCAGCGCTGCGGGTGCTCGATGTGCGTGAGTATCACTGCGAACTGACGCTCGCCCAGCTCTACGATCCAGACTTGATGCCTTCGGATCTTCGCTCGGCTCACGAGGACGTCGATCGACTGGTCGATTCGCTGTACTCCAAGCGTGGCTATGAAACCGACGAGCAGAGATTGTCAGACCTGTTTGCTATGTATGAGGCGATGATCGCTGAGGAAGCCGCCAAAGCTCCTGCCAAGAAGACGAGGGGTACGAAGAAGTGA
- a CDS encoding GNAT family N-acetyltransferase: MPSSRTISEAQFRDLYDQQLRAEAEVVDAPEVVRIGPLWAATFPRRGRGFVTYQQIAPQTDLEGLVSDVVRHFAADDRVDHVEWKTRGHDQLPMLAEVLCRHGFVLEETETVMVGPVEAAIRAEAQLPEDHRLELAGSAASIREAEALAGRVFGDSPERSAQRADELVARWEQEADSFEMWLVRGPGGDVVCSGRVDFVDGTDFAGLWGGACDEDHRGRGLYRALTAARARSAQRRGKRYLQSDCTEYSRPILERAGLVAITTTTPAVWREGLPIGEYASGSAVTSL, encoded by the coding sequence ATGCCGAGCAGCCGCACCATCTCTGAGGCCCAATTCCGTGACCTCTACGACCAGCAGCTGCGTGCCGAGGCAGAGGTGGTGGACGCGCCGGAAGTGGTCCGGATCGGCCCGCTGTGGGCAGCCACGTTCCCCCGTCGAGGAAGGGGATTCGTGACCTACCAGCAGATCGCGCCCCAGACCGACCTTGAAGGATTGGTCTCGGACGTGGTCCGGCACTTCGCCGCCGACGACCGTGTGGACCACGTGGAGTGGAAGACGCGGGGCCACGACCAGCTACCGATGCTCGCGGAGGTCCTGTGTCGGCACGGTTTCGTGCTGGAAGAGACCGAAACGGTGATGGTGGGACCCGTCGAGGCGGCGATCCGGGCCGAGGCCCAGCTCCCCGAGGACCACCGCTTGGAACTGGCTGGTTCCGCCGCGTCGATCCGGGAGGCCGAGGCGCTGGCGGGCAGGGTCTTCGGGGATTCGCCCGAGCGGTCCGCCCAGCGAGCCGACGAACTGGTAGCCCGGTGGGAGCAGGAAGCGGACTCATTCGAGATGTGGCTGGTTCGCGGTCCCGGCGGCGACGTGGTGTGTTCCGGCAGGGTCGACTTCGTGGACGGCACCGACTTCGCCGGCCTGTGGGGCGGCGCCTGCGACGAGGACCACCGGGGACGCGGTCTGTACCGAGCCCTCACCGCGGCGCGCGCCCGTTCGGCCCAGAGGCGCGGCAAGCGCTACCTGCAGTCGGACTGCACCGAGTACTCCCGTCCCATCCTGGAACGGGCCGGCCTGGTGGCCATCACCACCACCACGCCCGCCGTCTGGCGTGAAGGCCTGCCCATTGGGGAGTACGCCTCGGGGTCCGCCGTCACCTCGCTCTAG